In a single window of the Gossypium hirsutum isolate 1008001.06 chromosome D02, Gossypium_hirsutum_v2.1, whole genome shotgun sequence genome:
- the LOC107908836 gene encoding endo-1,4-beta-xylanase 5-like — MKIAEASVLLVTCIVLFSGHGVFSFSYDYSATMECLAAPKRAQYGGGMIGFNQRTNGSTLSSELGVSNDGLHNTTLSLKTVKLEKGNLYTFSAWVQISNGSESETVAVAFKASNGELVHGGETMAKQGCWSLLKGGIVAEFTGVVEILLMSKAMEIRVDNVSLQPFTAKEWRSHQDKSIDKVRKKKVSFKVTYANGTAADGALILILQTKSGFPFGCGMNHYIVTDEAYRQWFASRFKVTSFTNEMKWYSTEKTRGVENYTVADAMVNFAEQNGISIRGHNVFWDNRVMQPKWVKDLPPAELMNAATRRLNSVVSRYAGRLIGWDVMNENLHFRFFEDKLGENASSMFYSMAYHLDPSMTLFMNEYNTIENSKDHTATACKYKEELEKILSFPGNAGLKAAIGLEGHFRDPKPNIAFMRSALDILGTMGLPIWLTEVDVGGGPDQAHNLEDILREGYSHPAVEGIIIFGGPIAAGFKCMTLANYDFEPTPVGEVVDKLINEWKSGRRQVRTDSRGMSEILLFHGDYRVKVSHPLINSSMSINFKVTKETENITVLLQFDA; from the exons ATGAAGATTGCAGAGGCCAGCGTTTTACTTGTGACATGCATTGTCCTGTTTTCAG GACATGGCGTCTTTTCTTTCTCCTATGACTATTCTGCAACAATGGAG TGCTTGGCAGCGCCCAAGAGAGCTCAATATGGTGGAGGGATGATTGGGTTCAATCAAAGAACAAATGGATCCACATTGTCGAGTGAATTAGGAGTTTCAAATGATGGGTTACACAATACAACACTCTCATTGAAGACTGTAAAGCTCGAGAAAGGAAATTTATATACATTTTCAg CTTGGGTTCAAATCAGCAATGGGAGTGAAAGTGAGACTGTAGCTGTTGCATTCAAGGCTTCTAATGGTGAATTGGTACATGGAGGTGAAACTATGGCTAAACAAGGGTGTTGGTCACTGTTAAAAGGTGGCATAGTTGCTGAATTTACAGGCGTTGTTGAGATTCTTTTGATG AGCAAAGCAATGGAGATTCGAGTCGATAATGTTTCGTTGCAGCCGTTCACAGCAAAGGAATGGAGATCCCACCAAGACAAAAGTATTGACAAG GTTCGTAAGAAGAAGGTGAGTTTCAAGGTAACATATGCCAATGGAACTGCGGCTGATGGTGCTTTGATCTTGATACTTCAAACCAAGTCCGGTTTCCCATTCGGATGCGGAATGAACCATTATATCGTCACGGATGAAGCTTATCGGCAATGGTTCGCCTCGAGATTCAAGGTTACCAGTTTCACCAACGAGATGAAATGGTACAGCACTGAAAAAACACGAGGCGTAGAGAACTATACCGTTGCGGATGCAATGGTGAATTTTGCCGAACAAAATGGGATTTCCATTAGAGGTCATAATGTTTTCTGGGACAATCGTGTAATGCAGCCTAAATGGGTTAAAGACCTTCCACCGGCCGAGCTAATGAACGCTGCAACTCGAAGGTTGAACTCGGTGGTTTCGAGATATGCAGGACGGTTAATCGGGTGGGATGTAATGAATGAGAATCTACATTTCAGATTCTTCGAGGACAAACTCGGGGAAAACGCATCTTCAATGTTCTACTCGATGGCTTACCATCTCGATCCGAGTATGACTCTTTTTATGAACGAGTACAATACAATCGAAAACAGCAAGGATCATACAGCAACTGCTTGTAAATACAAGGAGGAACTTGAGAAGATCCTTTCATTTCCTGGCAATGCAGGCTTGAAGGCAGCAATAGGATTAGAAGGCCATTTTCGTGATCCGAAACCGAACATAGCTTTCATGAGATCAGCTTTGGACATTCTAGGAACAATGGGGTTACCTATATGGCTTACGGAAGTCGATGTCGGTGGTGGACCAGATCAG GCACACAACTTGGAAGATATACTAAGGGAGGGCTATTCTCATCCTGCAGTTGAAGGGATTATCATTTTCGGCGGTCCGATAGCTGCCGGATTCAAGTGTATGACGCTGGCAAATTATGATTTCGAACCTACGCCTGTCGGAGAAGTTGTAGACAAGTTGATTAATGAGTGGAAATCTGGGAGGAGACAAGTTAGAACAGATAGTAGAGGAATGTCtgaaattttactctttcatggtGATTACAGGGTAAAAGTGAGCCATCCTTTGATTAACAGTTCAATGAGTATCAACTTTAAGGTAACGAAAGAGACAGAAAACATTACTGTCTTGCTTCAATTTGATGCTTGA